Proteins from a genomic interval of Lolium perenne isolate Kyuss_39 chromosome 1, Kyuss_2.0, whole genome shotgun sequence:
- the LOC139830572 gene encoding probable glutathione S-transferase GSTU6: MAGVGDLKLLGAWSSPYVIRVRVALNLKSLPYEYVEENLGSKSALLLASNPVHKAVPVLLHGGRPVNESQVILQYIDEVWAGTGAPSLLPADPHERAAARFWAAYVDDKIRAAWQGMLFTCTTEEERAAAVARAVAALETLEGAFEECSKGKAFFGGDAIGFVDVVLGGYLGWFRAVDKMIGCRLIDPARTPMLARWEERFRAAEAARGVVPDDADKMLEFLPTVLGWINASKSK; this comes from the coding sequence atggcaggagtcggCGATCTGAAGCTGCTGGGCGCGTGGTCGAGCCCGTACGTGATCAGGGTGCGGGTGGCGCTCAACCTCAAGTCTCTGCCGTACGAGTACGTGGAGGAGAACCTGGGCAGCAAGAGCGCGCTCCTCCTGGCCTCCAACCCGGTGCACAAGGCGGTGCCCGTCCTCCTCCACGGCGGCCGCCCCGTGAACGAGTCCCAGGTGATACTGCAGTACATCGACGAAGTCTGGGCCGGCACCGGCGCCCCGTCCTTGCTCCCCGCCGACCCCCACGAGCGCGCCGCGGCCCGGTTCTGGgcagcctacgtcgacgacaagaTCCGGGCGGCGTGGCAGGGGATGCTGTTCACGTGCACGAcggaggaggagcgggcggcggcggtggcccgcGCCGTGGCGGCGCTGGAGACGCTGGAGGGCGCGTTCGAGGAGTGCTCCAAGGGGAAGGCCTTCTTCGGCGGCGACGCAATCGGGTTCGTGGACGTCGTTCTCGGCGGCTACCTCGGGTGGTTCCGGGCGGTCGACAAGATGATCGGGTGCCGGCTGATCGACCCGGCGAGGACGCCGATGCTGGCGAGGTGGGAGGAGCGGTTCCGCGCGGCGGAGGCGGCCCGGGGCGTGGTGCCGGACGACGCCGACAAGATGCTCGAGTTCCTGCCCACTGTGCTCGGCTGGATCAACGCCTCCAAATCCAAGTGA